Genomic window (Streptomyces sp. NBC_01431):
CGGGCCGGCGGCGTACAGCCGGACCAGTTCGGCGGCCGCCTCGGCCATGACCTTCCGGGCGGCGGGCGGCTCAAGGACCTCAAGGCTCTCGCCGAAGCTCAACAGCTGGCGAACGGCGCGCAGTTCGGTGACCGCGAGCTCCACGGTGGCCCACTCCCCCGCCGCATCCGGCTCGGGCCGGGCGGTCAGCTGCGCGCCATGGAGGCGTACGAACATGTCGAGGCGGTCGTCGCGCACCCGGGCGCGCACCAGGACCTCCGCGGGGCGCCGCTCGACCTGGCGGCGCAACTGCTCCCACACATCAACGAGTTCGGCCCCGCGCCTGCGCCGCACCGGCTCGTCGGTCAGCGTGGCGGACCGGACCCGCTCGGCGCGGAACAGCCGGGGCGCGCCGCGGTGGTCGGCGACGAGGTACCAGACACCGGCCTTCACGACGAGTCCGTACGGGTCGACGGTGTACGTGTTGGGCGTCTTCGCCCCGCTGTGCCGGTAGCGCAGCCGCAGGCGGCGGTCGGCGAAGACGGCGGTGTTGAGCACGTCGAGGTCGACCGCGGGGGCGGCCGTACGCATCCATCGCTCGGGGTCGACGAGGATGCGACGGCTGGTCAACTCCGCGGCGGGGCGATGCGGTTCGGGCAGCGCGGCCATGACCTTGCGCAGGGCCGAGCCGAGCGCGTCGTCGAGCCCCAGGGCGGTGTGCGCGCCCTGGGCGGCCAGGACGAACAGGGCGCGGGACTCGTCCGCGGTGAGCCCGGTGACGTCCGTGCGGTAGCCGGGGAGGAGGGCGACGCCGCCGTGGCGGCCGCGCTCGGTGTAGACGGGGACGCCGGAGGCCGAGAGCGCCTCGATGTCGCGGTAGACGGTCCGTACGGAGACGTCGAGGCGGTCGGCGAGTTCGGTGGCGGGGACGAGGCCGCGGGTCTGGAGCAGGAGGAGGATCGAGAGCAGCCGGTCGGATTTCACGGCCCCAGGATGCCCGAGCGGAGATCTTCGCCCGCCCCGAGTTCCCCGTCAGCCCCGGGGCGCCCGCGCCAGTTGGCGGGACTGGGCCACCAGGCGGTCTGCGGTGTCCCAGACTTCGGCGTCCTCCTCCAGGAAGCCGCCTGCCAGGTTCCGCGTCGTGATGGACACCCGCAGCGGGCCCGGTGCCGGCCGGCACCGGATGTGAGTGGTCAGTTCGACCGTGGGCGTCCAGCCCTGCAGCCCGAGCTCGAAGGAGGTCGGCGGCAGCGCGTCCACCGTGAGCAGCAGCGAGAGCGGATCGGCGTCGCGGCCGTCCGCGAGCCCGAACCACCCGCGCATCTCGCCCTTCCCGGACGGCGCGCCCACCGCCCAGCCGAGCGTCGTCGGGTCGAGCTTGAGCATGAGGCGGTCGGTGATCGCGGAGCTGCCGGGGATCGGCGGCCGGCTGCCGTCGGGGGCGTCCGTCGCGCCGATGCAGTGCGAGAGCGGCGGCATCGCGGGGGGCTTCGCCGTGGTGCGCACGTCGTCGGGGAGCGCGTCCAGGTCCCCGTACGAGGCGAGCACCCGGATGCGTTCGACCTCCGCGCCGTTCTCGTCGCGCTGGAAGAGCGAGGCCTGCCCGGTGGAGAGGGTGCGGCCGGCGCGCACCACCTCGGTACGGATGACGGCGGGCCCCGGCACCGACGGCGTGAGGTAGTGCGCGGAGACCGTGAACGGGTCCGGATGCGGCAGGGCGTCGCCGAGGGCGCGGCCGAGCAGTGCGAGGAGATAGCCGCCGTTGACGGCGTGGATGATGGTCCAGCCGGCCGAGAGCTCCGCGTCGTAGACCCCCGCCTCGCGCAGGGTGACGGCGGTGTCGCGGTCGAACTCGCTGTCCCCGATCGCGGCGGGGAGTACTGGTGACGATGCCTGTGCCATGCGCAGCACCGTACACCGATAAATTACTGAGCGGTAGCTTTTTGCGAGCCCGGGTGTCGGGCAGCCCCTACGACTCCTCCAGCGTCGAGCTCCGCCGGTGCCAGGCTCTCGGCGCCCGCCAGTGGTACTTGAGCGCGGCGATCCTCAGCAGGAACGCCGTGACCACCGCGACTCCGCTGGTCCCGGCGTTCAGCACGTCGAAGCGGATGAACAGGACCACCA
Coding sequences:
- a CDS encoding helix-turn-helix transcriptional regulator, whose protein sequence is MKSDRLLSILLLLQTRGLVPATELADRLDVSVRTVYRDIEALSASGVPVYTERGRHGGVALLPGYRTDVTGLTADESRALFVLAAQGAHTALGLDDALGSALRKVMAALPEPHRPAAELTSRRILVDPERWMRTAAPAVDLDVLNTAVFADRRLRLRYRHSGAKTPNTYTVDPYGLVVKAGVWYLVADHRGAPRLFRAERVRSATLTDEPVRRRRGAELVDVWEQLRRQVERRPAEVLVRARVRDDRLDMFVRLHGAQLTARPEPDAAGEWATVELAVTELRAVRQLLSFGESLEVLEPPAARKVMAEAAAELVRLYAAGPGVTP
- a CDS encoding thioesterase family protein, translated to MAQASSPVLPAAIGDSEFDRDTAVTLREAGVYDAELSAGWTIIHAVNGGYLLALLGRALGDALPHPDPFTVSAHYLTPSVPGPAVIRTEVVRAGRTLSTGQASLFQRDENGAEVERIRVLASYGDLDALPDDVRTTAKPPAMPPLSHCIGATDAPDGSRPPIPGSSAITDRLMLKLDPTTLGWAVGAPSGKGEMRGWFGLADGRDADPLSLLLTVDALPPTSFELGLQGWTPTVELTTHIRCRPAPGPLRVSITTRNLAGGFLEEDAEVWDTADRLVAQSRQLARAPRG